The proteins below come from a single Gordonia sp. X0973 genomic window:
- a CDS encoding MgtC/SapB family protein → MTILDIVLRIAAGVGFGTLIGLERQYRARMAGLRTNALVSVGSALFVVLSAYGFAGGDPTRVAAQIVSGIGFLGGGVILRDGLTVRGLNTAATLWCSAAVGALAGSGMYIPAAIGTVVVICVNTALRSVGYVVDKAPTTGDEAPTRYEFVAATRDENEAHVRVMLVQALTRTVFHVQSVGSSNTTDGRVEVRATLTADGRDDSALESAISQLSMDPSVTAVRWNAIDTEVGPDL, encoded by the coding sequence ATCACCATCCTCGACATCGTGCTGCGGATCGCGGCCGGCGTCGGCTTCGGCACACTCATCGGACTTGAGCGGCAGTATCGGGCCCGGATGGCCGGGCTCCGCACCAACGCACTCGTGTCGGTGGGCTCGGCTCTGTTCGTCGTGCTCTCCGCCTACGGGTTCGCCGGCGGCGACCCGACGCGCGTCGCCGCGCAAATCGTGTCGGGGATCGGCTTCCTCGGCGGCGGCGTCATCCTGCGCGACGGGCTGACCGTGCGCGGACTCAACACGGCGGCCACGCTGTGGTGCTCGGCCGCCGTCGGCGCACTCGCCGGTTCGGGCATGTACATTCCGGCGGCAATCGGCACGGTGGTCGTGATCTGCGTGAACACCGCGCTGCGCTCGGTGGGATACGTCGTGGACAAGGCGCCCACCACCGGCGACGAGGCCCCGACGCGCTACGAGTTCGTCGCCGCCACGCGCGACGAGAACGAGGCACACGTCCGGGTGATGCTGGTCCAAGCACTCACCCGCACGGTCTTCCACGTGCAGTCGGTGGGCTCGAGCAACACCACCGACGGCCGGGTGGAGGTGCGCGCGACCCTGACCGCCGACGGTCGCGACGACAGCGCACTCGAGTCGGCCATCAGCCAGCTGAGCATGGACCCCTCGGTCACCGCGGTGCGGTGGAACGCGATCGATACCGAGGTCGGTCCCGACCTGTGA
- a CDS encoding carboxymuconolactone decarboxylase family protein, translating into MRAIHRLWGYVRAFSSSKRNRVDLYAWLIRRPLILLATAWYEMSLMFSNRLDPHYKELALLKSAGMVSCEFCLDIGSALARYGGITEQQLRDLPVYADSDAYTELEKLVLSFAEAMTATPAVGEELTAIRDELLTHFTKGQVAELAAEVAWENQRARLNQALGVRATGMSDGQACVAGAPRVVALPTVPSRVADPVGPCHPGDRPAGGDAHAERR; encoded by the coding sequence ATGCGCGCAATCCACCGGCTCTGGGGCTACGTGAGAGCCTTCTCGTCGTCGAAGCGGAATCGCGTCGATCTCTACGCGTGGCTGATCCGGCGGCCGCTGATCCTGCTCGCCACGGCCTGGTACGAGATGTCGCTGATGTTCTCCAACCGCCTCGATCCGCACTACAAGGAGCTGGCGCTGCTCAAGTCGGCCGGGATGGTCAGTTGCGAGTTCTGCCTCGACATCGGTTCGGCGCTGGCCCGCTACGGGGGCATCACCGAGCAGCAGTTGCGCGACCTGCCGGTCTACGCCGACAGCGACGCGTACACCGAGCTGGAGAAGCTGGTGCTCTCCTTCGCCGAGGCGATGACCGCGACGCCGGCCGTCGGCGAGGAATTGACCGCGATCCGCGACGAGCTGTTGACGCACTTCACCAAGGGGCAGGTCGCCGAGCTGGCCGCCGAGGTCGCCTGGGAGAACCAGCGCGCCCGGTTGAACCAGGCGCTCGGCGTCCGCGCCACCGGGATGTCCGACGGCCAGGCCTGCGTTGCCGGAGCGCCGCGCGTCGTAGCCCTTCCGACGGTGCCGTCTCGAGTTGCCGACCCGGTTGGCCCGTGCCATCCTGGGGATCGACCTGCAGGAGGTGATGCACATGCCGAACGGCGATAG
- a CDS encoding RNA polymerase sigma factor, which produces MDGGFEGIYREHVTPLWRYVRVRVPCDADAEDVISEVFVAAMKSWERYDPAHGTVGAWLTGIARHGVADWWRRSGREIPVEAVADDRPATEDDPESATLRRLADDEVRAHLAVLTTRERDAVALRFGARLSSPEIGAALGISAPAARMLVYRAVGKLRKEVV; this is translated from the coding sequence ATGGACGGTGGATTCGAGGGCATTTACCGCGAGCACGTGACGCCCCTGTGGCGGTACGTGCGCGTGCGCGTGCCCTGCGACGCCGACGCGGAGGACGTGATCAGCGAGGTGTTCGTGGCGGCGATGAAATCGTGGGAGCGCTACGACCCCGCACACGGAACCGTCGGGGCGTGGCTCACCGGCATCGCGCGGCACGGCGTCGCGGATTGGTGGCGGCGATCCGGGCGTGAGATCCCGGTGGAGGCCGTCGCCGACGACCGGCCGGCCACCGAGGACGACCCGGAGAGCGCGACGTTGCGCCGACTCGCCGACGACGAGGTCCGCGCGCACCTGGCCGTGCTGACCACCCGGGAGCGCGACGCGGTGGCGTTGCGCTTCGGGGCCCGCCTCTCGTCGCCGGAAATCGGTGCGGCCCTGGGTATCTCGGCACCGGCCGCCCGGATGCTCGTCTACCGGGCGGTGGGCAAGTTGCGGAAGGAGGTGGTGTGA
- a CDS encoding flavodoxin family protein, with protein sequence MSTNALLICVSVSHGNTRRVADAMAGILDARIVEPEEVTVADLADYDLVGFGSGIFYQRFHERLRGFVEDLPPLGLSGRAFVFGTSGFPPLTTKPLQKRLEAAGLTVAGEFLCRGYDTSPPFGWFGGAKKDHPLDADLDRAESFAAALK encoded by the coding sequence GTGAGCACCAATGCGCTGCTGATCTGTGTATCCGTTTCGCACGGGAACACCCGCAGGGTCGCCGACGCGATGGCCGGGATCCTCGACGCTCGAATCGTCGAACCCGAAGAGGTCACCGTCGCCGACCTCGCCGACTACGACCTGGTCGGATTCGGGTCCGGCATCTTCTACCAGCGGTTCCACGAGCGCCTGCGCGGCTTTGTCGAGGATCTTCCGCCGCTTGGTCTGTCCGGTCGCGCCTTCGTCTTCGGCACCAGCGGATTCCCGCCGCTGACGACGAAACCGCTGCAGAAGCGATTGGAAGCGGCCGGGCTCACCGTCGCGGGCGAGTTCCTGTGCCGGGGTTACGACACGTCGCCACCCTTCGGCTGGTTCGGCGGGGCCAAGAAAGACCATCCGCTCGACGCCGACCTGGACCGAGCCGAGTCATTTGCCGCTGCTCTCAAATGA
- a CDS encoding RNA polymerase sigma-70 factor produces the protein MDETGGHATVFAEYRPLLFTIAYEILGSAADADDVLQESYLRWADVDLATVDNPRSYLARVVTRQALNAARAASRRREEYVGPWLPEPILLDENDPADDVVLAESVSTAMLVVLETLAPQERAVFLLREVFGFGYDEIGTIVGKSADAVRQTAHRARGHVQARRPRYDAAAAARADEVVHAFQIAAVTGDMDGLLALLAPDAVYTADSDGKASAAKRPIVGADAIARILLGFVRIGMKKDMATRALRANGMPGFAVTMTDDPGGAFWFHVVDGKIAHIYAMRNPEKLGGLEAPRSIAR, from the coding sequence ATGGACGAGACCGGCGGGCACGCAACAGTTTTCGCCGAGTATCGGCCACTGCTGTTCACCATCGCCTACGAAATCCTCGGCTCGGCCGCCGATGCCGACGACGTGCTGCAGGAGAGCTATCTCCGCTGGGCCGACGTCGATCTCGCCACGGTCGACAACCCGCGGTCTTATCTCGCCCGGGTGGTCACCAGGCAGGCGCTCAACGCGGCGCGGGCGGCTTCTCGTCGGCGCGAGGAATACGTCGGGCCGTGGCTGCCGGAGCCGATCCTGCTCGACGAGAACGACCCGGCCGACGACGTGGTGTTGGCGGAGTCAGTGTCGACCGCGATGCTCGTCGTCCTGGAAACGCTCGCGCCGCAGGAGCGAGCGGTATTCCTGCTGCGCGAGGTGTTCGGCTTCGGCTACGACGAGATCGGCACCATCGTCGGGAAATCGGCCGACGCCGTCCGTCAGACCGCGCATCGTGCGCGCGGGCATGTCCAAGCCAGACGGCCGCGCTATGACGCGGCGGCTGCGGCCCGCGCCGACGAGGTGGTCCACGCATTCCAGATCGCCGCCGTCACCGGGGACATGGATGGCTTGCTGGCGCTACTCGCCCCCGACGCGGTGTACACCGCGGACAGCGACGGCAAGGCGAGCGCGGCCAAGCGCCCGATCGTGGGGGCCGACGCGATCGCCCGAATACTGCTGGGCTTCGTACGGATCGGCATGAAGAAGGACATGGCCACGCGCGCGTTGCGTGCCAACGGCATGCCCGGCTTTGCGGTGACGATGACCGACGATCCTGGCGGTGCGTTCTGGTTCCATGTCGTCGACGGCAAGATCGCGCACATCTACGCCATGCGCAACCCGGAGAAGCTCGGCGGCCTCGAGGCCCCGCGCTCGATCGCCCGATAG
- a CDS encoding NAD(P)/FAD-dependent oxidoreductase, whose amino-acid sequence MTQRQRVVVIGGGYAGTMAANRLAQVGDFDVVVVNERDRFVERIRLHQWAAGSGEAAHDFATILAPGVRLVVDTATAIDAPQRQVHLASGEVLRYDYLVYALGSGAPDATIPGAVEYGHRLEDWESASGLREVLGVGPQSVAVVGGGLTGIETSAELAEQGHRVTLVTGGELGPSLSEKGRESTRETLRRIGVEVREQAGVAEIGPTSVHLDDGSEIAATVTVVTAGFAYPDLARRSGLAVDDAGRLRTDGALVSIDDARIVGTGDSATVAGVAIRNSCQAAIPLGAHAAATVRALAAGNPPKAVHLTFVGQCVSLGRHAATVQLSKFDDTPINRILTGGLGAKIKETICRSTVWGVRHPRLYRASTGAAPAGVVADAPARVAV is encoded by the coding sequence ATGACGCAGAGACAACGGGTCGTCGTGATCGGCGGCGGATACGCCGGGACGATGGCGGCCAACCGCCTCGCTCAAGTCGGGGACTTCGACGTCGTCGTCGTCAACGAGCGCGACCGCTTCGTCGAGCGCATCCGCCTGCATCAGTGGGCCGCCGGCAGCGGTGAGGCGGCACACGACTTCGCGACGATCCTGGCCCCCGGGGTCCGGCTCGTCGTCGACACCGCGACCGCCATCGACGCGCCGCAGCGCCAGGTCCACCTGGCGTCGGGCGAGGTCTTGCGCTATGACTACCTGGTCTACGCCCTCGGCAGCGGTGCGCCGGATGCGACGATCCCCGGCGCGGTCGAGTACGGTCATCGGCTCGAGGATTGGGAATCGGCCTCCGGGTTGCGCGAGGTCCTCGGCGTCGGCCCGCAGTCGGTCGCCGTCGTCGGCGGCGGCCTCACCGGCATCGAGACGTCGGCGGAGCTCGCCGAACAGGGCCATCGGGTGACCCTGGTGACCGGTGGTGAACTGGGCCCGAGCCTGTCGGAGAAGGGGCGTGAGTCGACGCGCGAGACGCTGCGACGGATCGGTGTCGAGGTCCGCGAGCAGGCCGGAGTCGCCGAGATCGGCCCCACGTCGGTGCACCTGGACGATGGTTCCGAGATCGCGGCGACGGTCACCGTCGTCACGGCCGGATTCGCCTACCCCGATCTTGCCCGGCGCAGCGGGCTCGCCGTCGACGACGCCGGGCGCCTGCGCACCGACGGCGCCCTCGTCAGCATCGACGACGCGCGGATCGTCGGAACCGGCGACTCCGCGACCGTGGCCGGGGTGGCCATCCGCAACAGCTGCCAGGCGGCCATCCCGCTCGGCGCCCACGCCGCCGCGACCGTCCGCGCGCTAGCGGCGGGGAATCCGCCCAAAGCCGTCCACCTGACCTTCGTCGGCCAGTGTGTGAGTCTGGGGCGTCATGCGGCGACGGTCCAGCTCAGCAAGTTCGACGACACCCCGATCAATCGAATCCTCACCGGCGGGTTGGGGGCGAAGATCAAGGAGACGATCTGCCGCAGCACCGTCTGGGGGGTCCGTCATCCGCGGCTCTACCGGGCGTCGACGGGGGCGGCCCCGGCCGGCGTCGTGGCCGACGCGCCGGCCCGGGTGGCGGTGTGA
- a CDS encoding nuclear transport factor 2 family protein — protein sequence MSDEASTPAYLNIDRENAPGVVVGRKSREAVAARDKQAWLDNFADDGIVEDPVGPSMFDEQGVGHRGRQALSEFWDKTIGTTEKLDFVFDDEIICGNEVAYVGKIVTHIAGHISEAHGVFTYRADANGKLSALRAFWEVEKTMQTLRPA from the coding sequence GTGAGCGACGAGGCGAGCACCCCGGCGTACCTGAACATCGACCGGGAGAACGCGCCCGGTGTGGTGGTGGGGCGTAAGTCCCGCGAGGCGGTCGCCGCTCGGGACAAGCAGGCGTGGTTGGACAACTTCGCCGACGACGGGATCGTCGAGGACCCGGTCGGCCCGTCGATGTTCGATGAGCAGGGCGTCGGCCACCGCGGGCGCCAGGCGCTCTCGGAATTCTGGGACAAGACGATCGGCACCACCGAGAAGCTCGACTTCGTCTTCGACGACGAGATCATCTGCGGCAACGAGGTGGCCTACGTCGGCAAGATCGTGACCCACATCGCCGGTCATATCTCGGAGGCGCACGGGGTCTTCACCTACCGTGCCGACGCGAACGGAAAGCTCTCCGCCCTGCGCGCGTTCTGGGAGGTCGAGAAGACCATGCAGACGCTGCGCCCGGCCTAG
- a CDS encoding cytochrome P450: MKQEGWDFTNPDLLQQGIPMEEFACLRKTAPVWFNAQAPGKGGGFTDAGYWVVSKHADVRDISKNSQDWSTNRNGVIMRFEDDMPPEALEVTKSLLINRDAPDHTRMRKVVSKAFTPRAVHGLEEKLDEAARKIVQEAADSGSGDFVHQVAVDLPLMAISDLLGVPQEDRMKLFDWSNSMMNADDPEFTTPPDQASAEILGYGYNMAEARRKCPAEDIVTTLVTADIDGHSLDEIEFGYFFILLTVAGNETTRNAISHGMNAFLDNPDQWELFKKDRPATAVDEIVRWATPVNSFQRTALRDTEIRGVPIKEGDRVGMFYGSANYDEEVFEDPFTFNILRDPNPHVGFGGNGAHFCVGANLARMEISLMFNALADIVPDITKLDSPRRLRHGWINGIKELQVDYGTGAK; encoded by the coding sequence ATGAAGCAGGAGGGTTGGGATTTCACCAACCCCGACCTGCTCCAGCAGGGCATCCCGATGGAAGAGTTCGCGTGTCTGCGCAAGACCGCGCCGGTGTGGTTCAACGCGCAGGCGCCGGGCAAGGGCGGCGGATTCACCGACGCCGGCTACTGGGTGGTGTCCAAGCACGCCGACGTGCGCGACATCTCCAAGAACTCCCAGGATTGGTCCACCAACCGCAACGGCGTGATCATGCGGTTCGAGGACGACATGCCGCCAGAGGCCCTCGAGGTCACCAAGTCGCTGTTGATCAACCGTGACGCCCCCGACCACACCCGTATGCGCAAGGTCGTCTCGAAGGCCTTCACCCCCCGCGCCGTCCACGGCCTGGAGGAGAAGCTCGACGAGGCAGCGCGCAAGATCGTGCAGGAGGCCGCCGACTCCGGCAGCGGCGACTTCGTCCACCAGGTCGCCGTCGACCTCCCGCTCATGGCGATCTCCGACCTGCTCGGCGTGCCGCAGGAAGACCGGATGAAGCTGTTCGACTGGTCCAACTCGATGATGAACGCCGACGACCCCGAGTTCACGACCCCGCCCGACCAGGCGTCGGCGGAGATCCTCGGCTACGGCTACAACATGGCCGAGGCGCGCCGGAAGTGCCCGGCCGAGGACATCGTCACCACCCTGGTCACCGCCGACATCGACGGCCACTCGCTCGACGAGATCGAGTTCGGCTACTTCTTCATCCTGCTGACCGTCGCCGGCAACGAGACCACGCGCAACGCGATCAGCCACGGCATGAACGCCTTCCTCGACAACCCCGACCAGTGGGAGCTGTTCAAGAAGGACCGTCCGGCCACGGCCGTCGACGAGATCGTCCGCTGGGCGACCCCGGTCAACTCCTTCCAGCGAACGGCCCTGCGCGACACCGAGATCCGCGGCGTGCCGATCAAGGAGGGCGATCGCGTCGGGATGTTCTACGGCTCGGCGAACTACGACGAAGAGGTCTTCGAGGACCCCTTCACGTTCAACATCCTGCGCGACCCCAACCCGCACGTCGGCTTCGGCGGCAACGGCGCCCACTTCTGCGTCGGGGCTAACCTGGCGCGCATGGAGATCAGCCTGATGTTCAACGCGCTGGCCGACATCGTCCCCGACATCACCAAGCTCGACTCCCCGCGCCGCCTGCGCCACGGCTGGATCAACGGCATCAAGGAACTGCAGGTCGACTACGGCACGGGGGCCAAGTGA
- a CDS encoding steroid 3-ketoacyl-CoA thiolase, with protein MGVPVIVEAARTPIGKRNGWLSGLHAAEILGAAQRGVIERAGIDPELVEQVIGGCVMQVGEQGNNVTRTAWLHAGLPWQTGATTVDCQCGSAQQANHLIAGLIATDTIDVGVACGIEAMSHVPLGANVGENAGPRRPESWDIDMPNQFDAAERIADRRGITREDLDAFGLRSQQLAKQAWDEGRFDREVLTVIAPERTKEGELTGQKLTVDRDQGLRDTTAESLAGLKPVAEGARHTAGTSSQISDGAAAVLLMDEAKAKALGLKPRARLRAQALVGAEPYYHLDGPVQATERVLAKAGMSIGDLDLFEVNEAFASVVLSWAQVHRPDMDKVNVNGGAIALGHPVGSTGSRLITTALHELERRDGETALITMCAGGALSTGTIIERI; from the coding sequence ATGGGCGTGCCAGTAATCGTCGAGGCAGCGCGTACCCCGATCGGCAAGCGCAACGGCTGGCTGTCCGGGCTACACGCCGCGGAGATCCTCGGCGCCGCCCAGCGCGGCGTGATCGAGCGGGCCGGGATCGACCCGGAACTGGTCGAGCAGGTCATCGGCGGCTGCGTCATGCAGGTCGGCGAGCAGGGCAACAACGTCACCCGCACGGCCTGGCTGCACGCGGGTCTGCCGTGGCAGACCGGCGCGACCACCGTCGACTGCCAGTGCGGGTCGGCGCAGCAGGCCAACCACCTGATCGCGGGCCTGATCGCCACCGACACCATCGACGTCGGCGTCGCCTGCGGGATCGAGGCGATGAGCCACGTTCCGCTGGGGGCCAACGTCGGCGAGAACGCCGGACCGCGTCGCCCCGAGTCGTGGGACATCGACATGCCCAACCAGTTCGACGCGGCCGAGCGCATCGCGGATCGGCGCGGCATCACCCGCGAAGACCTCGACGCCTTCGGGCTGCGCAGCCAGCAGCTGGCCAAGCAGGCGTGGGACGAGGGCCGCTTCGACCGCGAAGTCCTCACCGTCATCGCGCCGGAGCGCACCAAAGAGGGAGAGCTCACCGGGCAGAAGCTCACCGTCGACCGCGATCAGGGTCTGCGCGACACGACCGCCGAATCCCTCGCCGGCCTCAAGCCGGTCGCCGAGGGCGCCCGCCACACGGCCGGCACCTCGTCGCAGATCTCCGACGGCGCCGCCGCCGTGCTGCTGATGGACGAGGCGAAGGCCAAGGCGCTCGGACTCAAGCCGCGCGCGCGGTTGCGCGCCCAGGCGCTCGTCGGCGCGGAGCCGTACTACCACCTCGACGGTCCGGTGCAGGCCACCGAGCGAGTGCTGGCCAAGGCCGGGATGAGCATCGGCGACCTCGACCTCTTCGAGGTCAACGAGGCATTCGCCTCGGTGGTGCTGAGTTGGGCGCAGGTACACCGGCCGGATATGGACAAGGTGAACGTCAACGGCGGCGCCATCGCCCTCGGGCATCCCGTCGGGTCGACCGGCTCGCGGCTGATCACCACCGCGCTGCACGAGCTGGAACGTCGGGACGGCGAGACCGCACTCATCACCATGTGCGCCGGCGGCGCGCTCTCGACCGGCACGATCATCGAGCGGATCTGA
- a CDS encoding nitroreductase family deazaflavin-dependent oxidoreductase — MDARKRPDQLDSPVVASLIKVGSRLNTRLYRATGGRLGGTWRIGAGMRKPAPVCLLTTIGRKSGEARTAPLIYLRDGEDFVVVASQGGLPKHPAWYLNLRDNPQVTIQVGTQRHDLVARTATPDKKARLWPRLVDVYADFDDYDAWTEREIPVVICSPITEAKRADR, encoded by the coding sequence GTGGATGCGCGCAAGCGTCCCGATCAGCTCGACTCGCCGGTCGTCGCGTCGCTGATCAAGGTCGGCTCCCGGCTCAACACCCGCCTCTATCGGGCAACCGGCGGCCGCCTCGGCGGGACCTGGCGGATCGGTGCCGGGATGCGCAAACCCGCGCCGGTCTGCCTGCTGACGACGATCGGGCGCAAGTCCGGCGAGGCCCGCACCGCACCGCTGATCTACCTGCGCGACGGGGAGGACTTCGTCGTCGTCGCGTCCCAGGGCGGCCTGCCGAAGCATCCGGCGTGGTATCTCAACCTGCGCGACAACCCGCAGGTGACAATCCAGGTCGGCACGCAGCGCCACGACCTCGTCGCACGCACCGCGACTCCCGACAAGAAGGCGCGCCTCTGGCCGAGGCTGGTCGACGTGTACGCCGATTTCGACGACTACGACGCCTGGACCGAGCGTGAGATTCCCGTCGTCATCTGCTCGCCGATCACCGAAGCGAAGCGAGCGGATCGATAA
- a CDS encoding HigA family addiction module antitoxin produces MADFAPIHPGEVLAEDFLPDYGLSQRKLAELIGVPPRRINEIVHGKRAITPDTSIRLGRLFGQSETFWLNLQQRYDVEVTRSRTDFSFIDPLASLR; encoded by the coding sequence ATGGCTGACTTCGCGCCGATCCATCCGGGTGAGGTGCTTGCCGAGGACTTCCTCCCCGACTACGGGCTGTCGCAGCGGAAGCTCGCCGAGTTGATCGGCGTACCGCCGCGCCGTATCAACGAGATCGTTCACGGCAAGCGGGCGATCACACCGGATACGTCCATTCGATTGGGGCGCCTGTTCGGCCAGTCGGAGACCTTCTGGCTCAACTTGCAGCAGCGCTACGACGTGGAGGTCACGCGGTCGAGAACGGACTTCTCGTTTATCGATCCGCTCGCTTCGCTTCGGTGA
- a CDS encoding type II toxin-antitoxin system RelE/ParE family toxin, with product MQSFADKDTEHVWERKFVRRFGPELTRMAHRKLQTVDAAESVSDLASPPGNRLEQLTGDRAGQHSIRINSQWRICFRWEQAGPEDVEIVDYR from the coding sequence ATCCAGTCCTTTGCCGACAAGGACACCGAGCACGTGTGGGAACGGAAGTTTGTCCGACGGTTTGGACCGGAGCTGACTCGGATGGCCCATCGGAAGCTGCAGACGGTGGATGCGGCGGAGAGTGTGTCCGATCTGGCCTCACCGCCCGGCAATCGACTGGAACAGTTGACCGGTGATCGCGCAGGCCAACACAGCATCCGAATCAATTCGCAGTGGAGGATCTGCTTCCGATGGGAGCAGGCGGGACCGGAGGATGTGGAGATCGTTGACTACCGCTAG
- a CDS encoding TetR/AcrR family transcriptional regulator: protein MRTHGWGGQPPVDDEEAVARILAATRQVIDEKGSSTGLADVARQLGVTRQTVYRYFPSTGDLLAATAMGAVGALLDRVAEKLRGHTRPDEAVVAGLVAVMDALAADDYVGLVLRGEQLSLPVVGDFTSEVGQGFARSMMSRMDVDWAAHGLGEDRLADIAEIILRTLQSLVLAPGDRADLTGFLDRWVGAAIRGMAPEGVGKRGD, encoded by the coding sequence ATGCGCACCCACGGCTGGGGCGGACAACCGCCCGTCGACGACGAGGAGGCCGTCGCGCGGATCCTCGCCGCGACGCGGCAGGTGATCGACGAGAAGGGGTCGTCGACCGGCTTGGCCGACGTCGCCCGCCAGCTCGGCGTCACGCGCCAGACCGTCTACCGCTATTTCCCCAGCACCGGCGACCTGCTCGCCGCGACCGCGATGGGTGCGGTCGGTGCGCTACTCGACCGGGTGGCGGAGAAGCTCCGGGGTCATACGCGTCCCGACGAAGCCGTGGTCGCCGGCCTCGTCGCCGTGATGGACGCCCTCGCCGCCGACGACTACGTCGGTCTCGTGCTGCGCGGGGAACAGCTGAGCCTGCCGGTCGTCGGCGACTTCACGTCGGAGGTCGGGCAGGGCTTCGCCCGCTCGATGATGAGCCGGATGGACGTCGACTGGGCGGCGCACGGACTGGGGGAGGATCGTCTCGCCGACATCGCCGAGATCATCCTGCGCACATTGCAGTCGCTGGTGTTGGCGCCGGGCGACCGCGCGGATCTAACGGGCTTCCTCGACCGCTGGGTCGGTGCCGCGATCCGGGGGATGGCACCCGAGGGTGTGGGTAAGCGAGGCGACTAG
- a CDS encoding cytochrome P450, which yields MTAAADACPIHQGFDFTDPDLLERGMPITEFAQLRATAPVWWNQQPALAEIFGDDGFWVISKHRHVREISKDSGLWSTNAKGAIIRLPEYMEPDQLDLTKALLINHDPPEHTRLRKIVSRMFTPRAVHALEERLATSAREIVEEAAAKGSGNFVDDVAIHLPLNAIMDLLGVPAPDRGRIHQLVDSIINSDDPDQPFDPVTANAELMAYAYQMAEDRRTNPTEDVVSALVEAGDDGEAMSEVEFAFFVILLITAGNETTRNATSHGINAFFDHPEQWELFKSRRPATTVDEVLRWATPVHAFQRTATADTQVGGVDIAAGQRVGIFYSSANFDEEVFDDPFTFDITRDPNPHLAFGGNGAHFCIGANLARLELNLIFNAIADVMPDISRTGEMKRVRSGWLNGVKGLDVDYGCPVVGR from the coding sequence ATGACCGCAGCCGCCGACGCCTGCCCCATCCACCAGGGCTTCGACTTCACCGATCCCGACCTCCTCGAGCGCGGGATGCCCATCACCGAGTTCGCGCAGCTACGTGCGACCGCCCCGGTTTGGTGGAATCAGCAGCCCGCGCTCGCCGAAATCTTCGGCGACGACGGATTCTGGGTGATCTCCAAGCACCGACACGTCCGCGAGATCTCCAAAGACAGCGGCTTGTGGTCGACCAACGCAAAGGGCGCCATCATCCGGTTGCCCGAGTACATGGAGCCCGACCAGCTCGACCTCACCAAGGCCCTGCTGATCAACCACGACCCGCCCGAGCACACCCGGCTGCGCAAGATCGTCTCGCGGATGTTCACCCCACGCGCGGTGCACGCGTTGGAGGAGCGCCTGGCCACCTCCGCCCGCGAGATCGTCGAAGAGGCGGCGGCCAAGGGCAGTGGGAATTTCGTCGACGACGTGGCGATCCACCTCCCGCTCAACGCGATCATGGATCTGCTCGGCGTTCCCGCGCCCGACCGGGGGCGCATCCACCAGCTCGTCGACTCGATCATCAACAGCGACGACCCGGACCAGCCCTTCGACCCGGTGACCGCGAACGCGGAGTTGATGGCCTACGCCTATCAGATGGCCGAGGACCGTCGCACCAACCCGACCGAGGACGTCGTGTCCGCACTCGTCGAAGCCGGCGACGACGGTGAGGCGATGTCCGAGGTCGAGTTCGCCTTCTTCGTCATCCTGCTCATCACCGCAGGGAACGAGACGACGCGCAATGCCACCAGCCACGGCATCAACGCCTTCTTCGACCACCCCGAACAGTGGGAGTTGTTCAAATCGCGGCGCCCGGCGACCACCGTCGACGAGGTGCTGCGCTGGGCGACGCCCGTCCACGCCTTCCAGCGCACCGCCACCGCCGACACGCAGGTCGGCGGGGTCGACATCGCCGCGGGGCAGCGCGTCGGCATCTTCTACAGCTCGGCCAATTTCGACGAGGAGGTCTTCGACGACCCCTTCACCTTCGACATCACTCGAGACCCCAACCCGCACTTGGCCTTCGGCGGCAACGGGGCCCACTTCTGCATCGGCGCCAACCTGGCGCGGCTGGAGCTGAACCTGATCTTCAACGCGATCGCCGACGTCATGCCCGACATCAGCCGCACCGGGGAGATGAAACGTGTGCGCTCGGGCTGGCTGAACGGGGTGAAGGGGCTCGACGTCGACTACGGCTGTCCGGTCGTCGGCCGCTGA